From a single Lolium rigidum isolate FL_2022 chromosome 7, APGP_CSIRO_Lrig_0.1, whole genome shotgun sequence genomic region:
- the LOC124676892 gene encoding WAT1-related protein At5g64700-like — protein MGNGKVYATIVLIRLIYAGMHILTKAAFEEGMSTTVFVFYRHAVAAIFLVPFAFFLEIRKRPTPPLTVRLSFKIFVHAFYGMAGTINLYSIGLNYASATSSSAIFNIVPVVAFILAVMFRMETLKLKTVHGMAKASGILLCVGGVVALALYQGPQLKSFNHHPLLHSTSKAVHAHPEKNWALGIFLMTASVVIWSLWTVKQGPLLLEYPSKLLNTTLQCTFASVQSFVIAIVMERDLARWKLAGGMSLVAVLFTGIVVAAISYYLQIWVIEKKGPVFLSMSMPLSLVFTMVIASFLLGEDVSLGSIIGGALLVAGLYAVLWGKGREDRAVASPLDGTLPQLEEHKSRAAETKESETSDATAKV, from the exons ATGGGCAATGGCAAGGTGTACGCGACGATCGTGCTCATCAGGCTGATATACGCGGGCATGCACATACTCACCAAGGCGGCCTTCGAGGAGGGCATGAGCACTACCGTCTTCGTCTTCTACaggcacgccgtcgccgccatcttcTTGGTCCCTTTCGCCTTCTTCCTCGAGATCAG GAAGCGGCCGACGCCACCGTTGACGGTTAGGCTCTCATTCAAGATCTTTGTCCATGCCTTCTATGG GATGGCTGGAACGATAAACTTGTATAGCATTGGTCTGAACTATGCGTCGGCCACCTCTTCATCGGCTATCTTCAACATCGTGCCAGTGGTGGCCTTCATCTTGGCAGTCATGTTCAG GATGGAGACTCTGAAGCTGAAGACTGTCCACGGCATGGCCAAAGCCTCGGGGATTCTTCTCTGCGTCGGAGGGGTGGTGGCGCTGGCGCTGTACCAAGGCCCCCAGCTCAAGTCCTTCAACCACCACCCTCTCCTGCACAGCACCAGCAAGGCCGTGCACGCGCATCCCGAGAAGAACTGGGCGCTGGGGATCTTCCTCATGACCGCATCGGTCGTGATATGGTCTCTCTGGACAGTGAAGCAG GGCCCCCTGTTGCTGGAGTACCCATCCAAGCTTCTCAACACCACGCTCCAGTGCACCTTCGCAAGTGTCCAGTCGTtcgtcatcgccatcgtcatGGAGAGGGACCTGGCGCGGTGGAAGCTCGCTGGCGGCATGAGCCTCGTCGCGGTGCTCTTCACG GGTATTGTTGTCGCGGCCATCTCGTACTACCTGCAGATCTgggtgatcgagaagaaaggcccgGTGTTCCTGTCCATGTCGATGCCGCTGAGCCTCGTCTTCACCATGGTGATCGCCTCGTTCCTATTGGGGGAAGACGTCAGCCTAGGAAG CATTATCGGTGGCGCGCTGCTCGTCGCCGGTCTCTATGCCGTGCTCTGGGGCAAGGGCAGGGAGGATCGAGCGGTGGCCAGTCCACTGGACGGCACTCTGCCGCAGCTTGAGGAGCACAAGAGCCGAGCGGCGGAAACCAAGGAGAGCGAGACGTCCGACGCGACCGCAAAGGTTTGA